In Triticum aestivum cultivar Chinese Spring chromosome 5B, IWGSC CS RefSeq v2.1, whole genome shotgun sequence, the following proteins share a genomic window:
- the LOC123114691 gene encoding pollen-specific leucine-rich repeat extensin-like protein 1, with amino-acid sequence MEALKSPASPKSPPPQTLEQPPAPHQGDGPAVQKDACAGASGRPAIAAQFVPPLMPHLVPPSAPHLVPPPSAPHLVPPPRQLGPGASIPPRPPKAAAASAPCWLPQTQGPLWYTNVDDLNPEAWGVDSHPPGGFLGFFKNMPSLSQAVSNGTSSQQIKKGDATNGGECAGLCLTYILWRINIISYIHFIPGLCRVVVTAACATYCCWITEVVAL; translated from the exons ATGGAAGCTCTAAAGTCTCCAGCTTCCCCCAAATCGCcaccaccccaaaccctagaacaGCCGCCGGCGCCGCATCAAGGAGATGGGCCAGCAGTCCAAAAGGACGCGTGCGCCGGAGCCTCAGGTCGTCCCGCCATCGCTGCTCAATTCGTTCCGCCGTTGATGCCGCATCTCGTCCCGCCGTCGGCGCCACACCTCGTCCCGCCGCCGTCGGCGCCACACCTCGTCCCGCCACCACGCCAGCTCGGACCAGGTGCCTCGATCCCCCCACGGCCACCAAAGGCAGCGGCGGCCTCTGCACCATGCTGGCTGCCCCAGACGCAAGGCCCTTTGTGGTACACGAATGTTGATGATCTGAATCCAGAAGCATG GGGAGTGGATTCTCACCCACCTGGTGGGTTCCTTGGTTTTTTTAAGAACATGCCAAGCCTTTCCCAAGCTGTGAGCAATGGGACTTCATCGCAACAAATCAAGAAAGGAGATGCCACCAATGGTGGCGAGTGTGCAGGACTATGCCTTACATACATTTTATGGAGGATCAACATTATATCTTACATACATTTTATTCCAGGACTATGCCGTGTCGTGGTGACTGCTGCATGTGCAACCTACTG TTGTTGGATTACAGAAGTTGTAGCCTTGTAG